GGCAAAACTGGCAGCAGATCCATTTTCAGCCGAATTCACTGTCGAGTATCTAGCAAACAAACTCCACAACCGCCGCCGTCCAATAAAGACTGCGCTACTGGATCAATCGGTGGTGGCGGGATTAGGTAACATCTATGCTGATGAAGCATTATTTAAGAGTGGGATTTTACCTGAAACCTTGTGTATAGATTTGCAGCTAAAGCAAATTGAACTTTTGCGAACCGCCATCATTCAAGTGTTAGAAACCAGTATTGAGGCTGGTGGTACGACATTTAGTAATTTCTTAAATGTTAAAGGTACTAACGGCAATTATGGTGGTGTAGCCTGGGTTTATAACCGCGCTGGGGAACCCTGTCGAGTTTGTGGTACATCAATTCAACGGATCAGGTTAGCTGGGCGATCTAGTCATTTTTGCTCCCAGTGTCAAACTTTGCGGGGAGTTAGGAGTTAGGAGTTAGGAGTACAGACGCGACCAATCGCTTCTGTACAGCATTAAGAGTTTTCACTTCTAACTCGGAACTCTTTTAAAATGCAGGTGAAAGACGTTACAAATTTGAGAGAGGAACTCATGGCAGTCAAAAAAGGAGATATGGTTCGCGCTGTGCGCGAGAAACTAGAAAACAGTCTGGAGGCTAAAGCCAGTGATACTCGCTTTCCTCCTTATTTGTTTGAAACCAAGGGCGAAATTGTCGATATTAAAGGTGATTACGCCCTGATTAAGTTTGGG
This portion of the Nostoc sp. GT001 genome encodes:
- a CDS encoding DNA-formamidopyrimidine glycosylase, which translates into the protein MPELPEVETVRKGLNQLTLNQEITGGDVLLDRTIAYPFSVGEFVNGIKNNAIATWHRRGKYLLAELSSSSGWLGVHLRMTGQLLWLDRDEALHKHTRVRLFFGDRQELRFVDQRTFGKIWWVPPGVAVESIMTGLAKLAADPFSAEFTVEYLANKLHNRRRPIKTALLDQSVVAGLGNIYADEALFKSGILPETLCIDLQLKQIELLRTAIIQVLETSIEAGGTTFSNFLNVKGTNGNYGGVAWVYNRAGEPCRVCGTSIQRIRLAGRSSHFCSQCQTLRGVRS
- a CDS encoding NAD(P)H-quinone oxidoreductase subunit O codes for the protein MAVKKGDMVRAVREKLENSLEAKASDTRFPPYLFETKGEIVDIKGDYALIKFGKVPTPNIWLRVDQLEEFK